The Onthophagus taurus isolate NC chromosome 6, IU_Otau_3.0, whole genome shotgun sequence region TTTcgattttgtttctttttcttcattttgcGGAATTGACGTTCTTGTTAAGTCTGAAGAAGATTGATTACACCCGTGACAGCTATTATATGGGTCACACTTACAATCGATACATTTACAAATATCCGCGTCTGCTGTTAaatcttttaagatatttgatGTTGCATCAAAATtactttcatttaaaatattatccatataaaaatttttgtcgaTCGATTCGGCTAAATTCGATTGAGGCGTTTCTAAGTTAATATAAGATTGAATTGTTGTCGGTAATggattttccattaaaatcgGTTCTTCATAAACTGGGTTTGTGTTAATCATCCCTAAACCACCCACCCAAGTTGATGGGACTTCTTCTTCCAAAGCCAAAGACATTTGTAGAGCTTCCGGCATATAAACTtgcttatatttattttcggGCGGGGTAATATTTTGGATactaacaatttttacattcgacgatttatcatttttatcgtTAACATCGTCAACGTTATTATTATCGatattattatcgttattattattattacccgtttcaaaaacatcattaaacatatcaacatcaaaattagTCACGCTGGGTTCATTTCGACCGATATCTAATAAATCTCGAGCGGCCTTTTCAATTTCTGTGATAATACTATTCTCCTCAAGCTCCATTTCCGTGTTATTTAACGTTTCACCGTCTTTTCCATTTTCAACGTTTTCAGTGCCGATATTGTAGGAAAGTTGGGTGGGAATTGGATCCGCTGTATTAACGGTagcgtaattttttaaaccgCTCGCAATTTCGTAATTTGCCGGATCTGATTGAACGGCAgcaaaagtttctttaaaaatcgCCGGATCGGGTTCCGCTATATTCCCGTTTAACAATAACATATCCACTTGATCAGTGTGTTCTTGTTGTGAAATTGTATTAAGTGATGTGAAGGTTTGGGGTTGATGTAGTTGTTTTGGTTGGTTGTTGTAAtctagaaaaattaagatttttgtcagaataatatttcaattttgataagGCGATTATTATCTACTTATACTGTAGTTAGAAGCAggtaagttttttattaattttttttttgaggttaatggaaatttttaaacaagcaaaaaatcatattctCATTCATTGTTTGAATCACAGTTTTGAATACGTCATTGTAGTAAAGACGATTACTCTATTAAATACCATAGGTATCACACCTCTGGTGTTGCAACAAAATATATGACTTTAAACTTTCCACGACATCTACACAGGAAAGAACATACCAATAAGATAGGAATCTGTGCTAAACCAAGAACGCATTGAAAACGAAGAATCTGATGAGCAAAAAGCTGCAGGAGTAAAATCAATGTCCacaacaatgaaaaaattaatactaaaatCTGGCAAGTATTGtaatgaatattattatttttttctgataacaaatatatatagtttgttgggtacatttcttatatttattgaatagttagcaaaaattctttttgttctttctaaaactattgtatgtatttaaaaattaatattgctGTCATTAGGGTTTatgtcagcagtatctaggcCTTCATTAAGTACCTAGTTTTCTAAAAGgcatatttagtcttctgctaaCAGTATCTAGGCCTTCTTCAACAGTACACAATCTTCTGCTACCAGTATCTCTCACCTGGAAGCTATTTTTAATTCTCTGATAGCAGTATCCCACCTGTTAGCGGTATCTAGTCACCtgtaagcagtatctagtaaTCTGAAGGCAACGTTTAGTCCACTGATAGCAGCATCCAGGCTTAtatcagcagtatctagtccttCATTAAATACCTAGTTTTCTAAAGGgcgtatttagtcttctactaGCAGTATCTAGACCTTCTTCAATAGTACATAATCTTTTGCAACCAGCATCTCTCATCtggaagcaatatttagttcTCTGATAGCAGTATCccacctgtcagcagtatctagtcacctgtaagcagtatctagtaatctgaaaacaatatttagtccTCTGATAGCAGCATCTAGTCTTatgtcagcagtatctaggcCTTCATTAAGTACATAGTTTTCTAAAAGGCGTATTTGTCTTCTGCTAGCAGTATCTAGACCTTCTTCAACAGTACACAATCTTCTGCAACCAGTATCTCTTATCtggaagcaatatttagttcTCTGATAGCAGTATCCCACCTATCAGTAGTATCTAGTCACCtgtaagcagtatctagtaaTCTAAAAGCAATATTTACTCTTCTGATAGCAGCATCCAGGCTTatgtcagcagtatctagtctttcattAAGTACCTAGTTTTCTTAAAGgcgtatttagtcttctgctagCAGCATCTAGACCTTTTTTCAATAGTACACAATCTTCTGCAACCAGTATCTCTCATCtggaagcaatatttagttcTCTGATAGCAGTATCCAGTCTTTTTCCAGCAGTATCAAATCCTCTATTAAGTACCTAGTCTATTGTTATAGCTATACTATATATAGTTTACAGGAAATATAAGATTtcgaaattttataattatatatgcaaatgaaaaatgtaatttaatatttttaacataattttagaataaatttgaAGATAATAAATACATGATTATATCAAAAACACAATACACAACAAGCAGCAATAGCGCAAacactcttttaattttaatattataagctaaaatgttataaatgaaaaaatttaattaacgtaataattaaaattaatcaacatCATGATTGGAACTGGAATTGAAATTTACAcatacttccaaattttgtaCAATAACGAAcgtatttttacaaattttttaatatttaaacatattttgatTCCAATACAATCCCAATTCTGATTCCAATTTAATTACTGGCAAGCTTATCCACCACTCTAACCAAAGCGAATTTTATTTCCACCAAAATCAAATCGAATGGACTAGCAAGACAAAAGCAGAAAAGCCcataatatttaccatttcCAACCTCATCACCTTCCACAATACTTTCCAAACATTCCCAATTGACGTCCCTTTCACCCTCATAATCAAACGTACCTCCAAAATCATCATCAGTACCATCGCCCGGCGTAACTTTGCAATCTTCAATCTCAATATCAACCTCGCGTTTAACATTTAAACCTCCTTCTTCTTGATTAATTTCTTGATTCTGATTTAATTCCTTTTCGTTAACCTTTTCTTGATACTTTGCGTGGGTTTTCGCGTGCGATTTTAAACTGTGCGGTGTTGTAAAAGCTCTGGTACAATCAGTTTCAGCACAAGCATAGGGTCTCTCACCGCTGTGTGTTCTTTTATGCGTTTTTAAATGGTGACTAGCTGTGAAAGCTTTGCCACAACCATCCTCTTCacatctaaataaaataatacattaaatattgatttaaaatttcttttcatttttttacttGTAAGGTCTTTCCCTGGTATGGGTTCTAACATGCTTTTTTAGATCGCTTAAAGTCgtaaaaaactttaaacaacCATCAGAGACAcaattaaaagttttcccgttaTGAAGTCGTTCGTGCGCTCGTAATCTGTACAATGTATTGAAAGCTTTTTCACAGCCATCGTAGGTACATTCGAATGGTTTTACTTTGGTATGAACTCTTACGTGTATTTTTAAACTGTAtgatgttaaaaattgtttgccACAATTGGGTTCTGTACATTTAAAACGATATTCacctaaataaagaaaatataaatcaattctTTACATtcttaaaacataaaaaatattatttatatcttattttaaaacttactgATGATAAAAATCCTTAATGAAGCAAAAACAATCATATTCATaatgaaatacattttttaaccaCAAAATAATACCAACCTTTATGAGTTTTCATATGGGTTCTTAAATTTCCTACTGTGCTGTAAGTTCTTGCACAGCCATCATATTCACAATGAAATCGATTTACAAGCGTTTCTTTCGTTTCAGGATTCGTACTGTGTATGGTTATCGTAGCGTGTGATGGTTCATCGGGCATATCACCAGATGAACCTGGATTGATGTGCATGTAAATCTCGTTAGGAGATACTGTATGATAAAtatatctacaaaaaaataaaaaaatattattaaattaaaataacctcaaaaatttcaaTCTGTCAAAACAAAACTATCCTAGCCAAGTTTCAAACCAAAACTACAGATATCAGCTGATTTCTAACATTGCTAAATTTGGCCAGAACGGAATTTTACCCCCgattcacattttttattcgtttacataataatattaatagtttatttCGTGTACATACCCCGCATTTTCGTCGTTTTCATGCAATTTTCCGATATACGTAGCATTTTCCAAGCGATTCTTATCGCCGTCCTTGTCGTGGTGGTTTTCGTTAATGTTTATCACTGGATAGGTTTTGGAGAAACAAGCTTCGAGGCTCTCGTCGAAACAATCCTGAAGATCCTTTGTTACGATGATATCCTCGAAATTGCCGTCGAAACGTTC contains the following coding sequences:
- the LOC111427717 gene encoding uncharacterized protein isoform X4, translated to MEKMGSWPKKGDSERFDGNFEDIIVTKDLQDCFDESLEACFSKTYPVININENHHDKDGDKNRLENATYIGKLHENDENAGYIYHTVSPNEIYMHINPGSSGDMPDEPSHATITIHSTNPETKETLVNRFHCEYDGCARTYSTVGNLRTHMKTHKGEYRFKCTEPNCGKQFLTSYSLKIHVRVHTKVKPFECTYDGCEKAFNTLYRLRAHERLHNGKTFNCVSDGCLKFFTTLSDLKKHVRTHTRERPYKCEEDGCGKAFTASHHLKTHKRTHSGERPYACAETDCTRAFTTPHSLKSHAKTHAKYQEKVNEKELNQNQEINQEEGGLNVKREVDIEIEDCKVTPGDGTDDDFGGTFDYEGERDVNWECLESIVEGDEVGNDYNNQPKQLHQPQTFTSLNTISQQEHTDQVDMLLLNGNIAEPDPAIFKETFAAVQSDPANYEIASGLKNYATVNTADPIPTQLSYNIGTENVENGKDGETLNNTEMELEENSIITEIEKAARDLLDIGRNEPSVTNFDVDMFNDVFETGNNNNNDNNIDNNNVDDVNDKNDKSSNVKIVSIQNITPPENKYKQVYMPEALQMSLALEEEVPSTWVGGLGMINTNPVYEEPILMENPLPTTIQSYINLETPQSNLAESIDKNFYMDNILNESNFDATSNILKDLTADADICKCIDYLTRTSIPQNEEKETKSKELEGVRKRNNTANENNGGCGCAEKAGCCGKTSTKDEETDDCAEKGDDCCVVVCLKSIEQLKKMLQLAKGCNNFKTLSLGCVNKKLCSK
- the LOC111427717 gene encoding uncharacterized protein isoform X1, which codes for MEKMGSWPKKGDSERFDGNFEDIIVTKDLQDCFDESLEACFSKTYPVININENHHDKDGDKNRLENATYIGKLHENDENAGYIYHTVSPNEIYMHINPGSSGDMPDEPSHATITIHSTNPETKETLVNRFHCEYDGCARTYSTVGNLRTHMKTHKGEYRFKCTEPNCGKQFLTSYSLKIHVRVHTKVKPFECTYDGCEKAFNTLYRLRAHERLHNGKTFNCVSDGCLKFFTTLSDLKKHVRTHTRERPYKCEEDGCGKAFTASHHLKTHKRTHSGERPYACAETDCTRAFTTPHSLKSHAKTHAKYQEKVNEKELNQNQEINQEEGGLNVKREVDIEIEDCKVTPGDGTDDDFGGTFDYEGERDVNWECLESIVEGDEVGNDYNNQPKQLHQPQTFTSLNTISQQEHTDQVDMLLLNGNIAEPDPAIFKETFAAVQSDPANYEIASGLKNYATVNTADPIPTQLSYNIGTENVENGKDGETLNNTEMELEENSIITEIEKAARDLLDIGRNEPSVTNFDVDMFNDVFETGNNNNNDNNIDNNNVDDVNDKNDKSSNVKIVSIQNITPPENKYKQVYMPEALQMSLALEEEVPSTWVGGLGMINTNPVYEEPILMENPLPTTIQSYINLETPQSNLAESIDKNFYMDNILNESNFDATSNILKDLTADADICKCIDCKCDPYNSCHGCNQSSSDLTRTSIPQNEEKETKSKELEGVRKRNNTANENNGGCGCAEKAGCCGKTSTKDEETDDCAEKGDDCCVVVCLKSIEQLKKMLQLAKGCNNFKTLSLGCVNKKLCSK
- the LOC111427717 gene encoding uncharacterized protein isoform X5 — protein: MEKMGSWPKKGDSERFDGNFEDIIVTKDLQDCFDESLEACFSKTYPVININENHHDKDGDKNRLENATYIGKLHENDENAGYIYHTVSPNEIYMHINPGSSGDMPDEPSHATITIHSTNPETKETLVNRFHCEYDGCARTYSTVGNLRTHMKTHKGEYRFKCTEPNCGKQFLTSYSLKIHVRVHTKVKPFECTYDGCEKAFNTLYRLRAHERLHNGKTFNCVSDGCLKFFTTLSDLKKHVRTHTRERPYKCEEDGCGKAFTASHHLKTHKRTHSGERPYACAETDCTRAFTTPHSLKSHAKTHAKYQEKVNEKELNQNQEINQEEGGLNVKREVDIEIEDCKVTPGDGTDDDFGDYNNQPKQLHQPQTFTSLNTISQQEHTDQVDMLLLNGNIAEPDPAIFKETFAAVQSDPANYEIASGLKNYATVNTADPIPTQLSYNIGTENVENGKDGETLNNTEMELEENSIITEIEKAARDLLDIGRNEPSVTNFDVDMFNDVFETGNNNNNDNNIDNNNVDDVNDKNDKSSNVKIVSIQNITPPENKYKQVYMPEALQMSLALEEEVPSTWVGGLGMINTNPVYEEPILMENPLPTTIQSYINLETPQSNLAESIDKNFYMDNILNESNFDATSNILKDLTADADICKCIDCKCDPYNSCHGCNQSSSDLTRTSIPQNEEKETKSKELEGVRKRNNTANENNGGCGCAEKAGCCGKTSTKDEETDDCAEKGDDCCVVVCLKSIEQLKKMLQLAKGCNNFKTLSLGCVNKKLCSK
- the LOC111427717 gene encoding uncharacterized protein isoform X3, whose translation is MEKMGSWPKKGDSERFDGNFEDIIVTKDLQDCFDESLEACFSKTYPVININENHHDKDGDKNRLENATYIGKLHENDENAGYIYHTVSPNEIYMHINPGSSGDMPDEPSHATITIHSTNPETKETLVNRFHCEYDGCARTYSTVGNLRTHMKTHKGEYRFKCTEPNCGKQFLTSYSLKIHVRVHTKVKPFECTYDGCEKAFNTLYRLRAHERLHNGKTFNCVSDGCLKFFTTLSDLKKHVRTHTRERPYKCEEDGCGKAFTASHHLKTHKRTHSGERPYACAETDCTRAFTTPHSLKSHAKTHAKYQEKVNEKELNQNQEINQEEGGLNVKREVDIEIEDCKVTPGDGTDDDFGGTFDYEGERDVNWECLESIVEGDEVGNDYNNQPKQLHQPQTFTSLNTISQQEHTDQVDMLLLNGNIAEPDPAIFKETFAAVQSDPANYEIASGLKNYATVNTADPIPTQLSYNIGTENVENGKDGETLNNTEMELEENSIITEIEKAARDLLDIGRNEPSVTNFDVDMFNDVFETGNNNNNDNNIDNNNVDDVNDKNDKSSNVKIVSIQNITPPENKYKQVYMPEALQMSLALEEEVPSTWVGGLGMINTNPVYEEPILMENPLPTTIQSYINLETPQSNLAESIDKNFYMDNILNESNFDATSNILKDLTADADICKCIDCKCDPYNSCHGCNQSSSDLTRTSIPQNEEKETKSKELEGVRKRNNTANENNGGCGCAEKAGCCGKTSTKDEETDDCAEKDIFSCRDFDRYFYMLCNAQLERNALLFN
- the LOC111427717 gene encoding uncharacterized protein isoform X2, which codes for MEKMGSWPKKGDSERFDGNFEDIIVTKDLQDCFDESLEACFSKTYPVININENHHDKDGDKNRLENATYIGKLHENDENAGYIYHTVSPNEIYMHINPGSSGDMPDEPSHATITIHSTNPETKETLVNRFHCEYDGCARTYSTVGNLRTHMKTHKGEYRFKCTEPNCGKQFLTSYSLKIHVRVHTKVKPFECTYDGCEKAFNTLYRLRAHERLHNGKTFNCVSDGCLKFFTTLSDLKKHVRTHTRERPYKCEEDGCGKAFTASHHLKTHKRTHSGERPYACAETDCTRAFTTPHSLKSHAKTHAKYQEKVNEKELNQNQEINQEEGGLNVKREVDIEIEDCKVTPGDGTDDDFGGTFDYEGERDVNWECLESIVEGDEVGNDYNNQPKQLHQPQTFTSLNTISQQEHTDQVDMLLLNGNIAEPDPAIFKETFAAVQSDPANYEIASGLKNYATVNTADPIPTQLSYNIGTENVENGKDGETLNNTEMELEENSIITEIEKAARDLLDIGRNEPSVTNFDVDMFNDVFETGNNNNNDNNIDNNNVDDVNDKNDKSSNVKIVSIQNITPPENKYKQVYMPEALQMSLALEEEVPSTWVGGLGMINTNPVYEEPILMENPLPTTIQSYINLETPQSNLAESIDKNFYMDNILNESNFDATSNILKDLTADADICKCIDCKCDPYNSCHGCNQSSSDLTRTSIPQNEEKETKSKELEGVRKRNNTANENNGGCGCAEKAGCCGKTSTKDEETDDCAEKVPFVDIFSCRDFDRYFYMLCNAQLERNALLFN